The Raphanus sativus cultivar WK10039 chromosome 2, ASM80110v3, whole genome shotgun sequence DNA segment CTGCTCAAAAATCGTTTCGATTTCGATTCAGATCGGATAATTATGTCATGAGCTGGTAAGTACCCAAAAATTATCGGGTCCAATTCGGTTCTGGTTACTTTTGTATTCAATCTActcaaaaatactcaaaagtaaccaatcTATTCGAATTACccaaataaaaagtatataaattaccaaaaaaatacttgaaatacttagttttttaaaaaaacgttaaagtttaaaaaatattgtttaattttaaaattataactatgAAACCTGAATATTCTAGTATTTGATtcaaatataactaaatattttttggatttataacataatttaaatattttagttgtttaaaatctaaataaaagtaatatttttaaatatgtattatattttggGTACCCAAAAATATCCATTTTCGGTTATCAATTCAGTTCCGATTAGATCCGGATACCCGCAATATTTTTAAGATAGGAACTAATCAATTATTATGTTTTCTAGTTCGGTTTTGGATCGAATAATTTCGGTTCGGTAAAGTTTGGTTTTCGGTTCCGGTTAATTTGGCCCAAGCTTAAATGCTTGGCTGAAGTCTATCTTCTTAAAATCACTTTTTTTTAGAATTAGCATTCTTAAAATCACTTACAAGTTACAATTACTACCAAATACGAATATTATGTTATATAATTAGTACGAAgatatttagtttataattttgtCCACTAAAccatgaattttgtttttttattttcttctcttcGTTTAAATGCTCTTTTGAAACAAAATGGTTATAATGTGTACATAAGATGTTTGACCATGCGTATGAAGAATCGGGTCAACGACAAAAATGATCGAAAATGTTATCTTCTTCGCCATTTTTGGATACGAATATAAAGTTTTGTTCTAATCTAAATAAGATATGTTTTCTCAGGGATTTCAGTTCCTGATGCTTCTTTTGAATTTGGAAAtaaagtttagcaaaaaaagaagtttgaaaataaaagtcacactatacaataatataaatacaattAAATAGGAGAAAACGACAAGATATGATTAATTAGCTTAGCGGGATATAATATTATTcgtttttttaattgaaaatggATTTGTGGAACTTGTGGTGTCTCCCTTTCAAATCCGGTCCACTATTACTGATAAAATTAAGAGAATCTTGTAGAGAATCTTGTTATGACGAAGATATGCTAGAAAGAAAATGGTCTCTCTATTCGCTCATTCTTCTCTCTAGAGATCAAATAGCAATTTGATAATCCGACCGACGTCGGCGGGTTCTTAGCCGCGATGTCAATCGGGTCTTGTGTCTCCGACGATGATGAATCCGAcgtttctccagcttccggcgACAGAATTCTTGGGATCGTCCGGCTTTGACTTCGGCGCCTTTTACCTTCTCTTTCGGTTTAGGCGATCGACTTTTATTTGTGATGTTTAAATCGGCTCCAGTGGATGTGTGCCTCTCCTTGTTCGCTAGAAGTAGGCCTGGGATTTTGggtattcggttcggtttcggataGTACCcgttcgggtccggatatttcGGTTATTTAGAAATCATATCCAATGAGTACTTGGAAGACTTACGGTTCGGTTTCAGTTCGATATCGACCGGTTCCAGGTCGGTTCGGATTTTTGATGAAAGTAACCATGTATAACCCAGAAAAAATCGGTAACATTCGGTTCAgttaaattttaccaaaaatcatactcaatatccgaaatattttttattttattaattgtatttttattttttttttatgaaaataaatgaaaatcgtatatatactactaatatatatataagtacaGAGAAATTGAACTAGTCTAGTGGTATTACTCTTGAGACTCCACCCTAAACAACTCAGGTTCGACCCTCATGAGacacatatttatgtttttttatatagaatTCGGTTTAAATCGGGTACCCATTGGATTTCGGGTAAATACCCAAACCGACCCGATATCCatggttaaatataatttgatccATCGGATAAATTTGGGcttacccaaaccaaaccgaaccggtCAATTTCGGGTCGGTCTCGGTTCGGATAAATGGATATGGGTAAAAATCTCAGGCCTAGCTAGAAGGTCTGAATCGCGGATGGGATCTTGGCTCAGTAGTTTTGTAGATTTCTGTCGACGGCTCAGGTGGTGAAGGGGACAACGACGGGTGTGGTTTGAGTAGTTAATGGTGTTTCCGGTGGCTCGAGATAAGATCACGGGACAGGTCCAATGAAGCTCTCCTTGAAATGAGTCCAGCCGGAAAGTTTGGTGGAGGTGGCTATGATTCCGGTGTGTTCCGGCGAAACCAGCAGCGGTTTCGTCTTCTCTGGTGGTGTCTTGGTGATTGGGTCACGTTGATGTGACTGGATGACGCGTGTTTCGGTGCTGCGGGGATCTCAACACGTGGGCCTACGTGGCGATGGGAGTAAAGCTAGTGGGGCGGTTCTGTTAATGGGTTGGGCTCATAatccatttgttttcttttcggTTGCCCATTTGTTGTTGGGCCTTGGTTAATGGTGTactatatagtttgggtttagtctcttaataaaaacaatagatggaaaagaaaaaaaaactactgGACAATCCAgattttgaggaaaaaaaatGCTAGAAAGAAAATGGTCATGTTCATCGGGCTATCATAACAATAATCATGGTGACTGTCTAAGTGATTTATATGTTCCTTGGAAAGGAATTTTGAAtgtcatttacaaaaaaaaattgatacagAAGGCAGGAAAGAACCAGTATCTGTACATGAGAGTGTGTATAAGTTCTCTTTGAACTCTGTTAAAGAATATAACCAGCCATACGGGTATATATATGCTATTTGTTACTATGGTTCTTCTGAGAAACATTTTGAAAGCCACATGTATTTCAACTTCACGATCAAAGCAAAGACTCCAAAGCACGGTACATGCATCAACCCAACGGCGGCATACCTGCCATCAATTAAACCATTGAGTCCATTCAAAATCAAGAATCATTGTCTACATCAGAAGTTGAGTTTGATCTCTATTCTTTGGTGGTACAGGTTGTTATAAAAGTAATGGGGCGATGAGTTTGTGTAGCGTACCATAAAGGGGCGTAGGATGATGACAAGTCCAAGAATGGGTATGGCCACCTGCACAAACAGATAACACATATGTTATACTAATCTGTTCATAGAATCATGTAAAGGAGGAAATAACCATGACTGTTACCAGAAGGAGACACAAGCATGAACAATCCATTGGAATAGCACGAATACTCCGGTCCATACCACAAAGTATGATATCCTGAACAATGGGAACCGCTGCATACAAAGAAATCATTATCAAAGTCATCACCACTATAGCCATCATCATGTTATTATGTCAAGAGTAAAGAAAGCATGCAGACTAACCAGAGAGTTCAAGAAAGTTTCGCCAAGGAGGAAAACAGCGTTGACCGAGTGCATAATCACAATGAACTGCAGTATAAATGTTTGGTTAGAGTTAAGCATATACAATGCTgtctgaaattattttaaatcgtgttaagaaaatattaacagtatatttaatgatttaatgaAGTAGCTtactctatttatatatatttgtaattataaactataaatttagcaatatatctacaattttaaagttttaaaccataactagattttgacccgcgcttttaaagcgcgggtttattttcctttattttttttttaaattgacaaatatttaataaatgtcatattttcatatatttgtttttttttataaaagacttaagctttttatctttctttatcgtgtttcattttaaatgagtataggcctaatcacaatatccggacccgaagaaccaacccaaaaccgacccaaaaatcagggtcccgaacccgatcagacccggggtaaatatccgaataaattctaaattgctatatccgaagaaccgatccgaacccgatccgaaccgagaaccaaatgagtacccgaagatacccgaaatgtgaatatatatctaaaaatatatgttataattatatttataattattttaatattttaaattaatatcataagttaactatagtagtcatttttagtacttttgagtatttttggataaaatatgatagtttggataaaagtttatccaaaaaaactgtatagaatggatatttttggttacttttggttacttttgagtaatttggatacaaaaaattgaactgaatcggatactttggttactctgagtataaataaccgaacccgttttagatattttggttatttggttatttttcagattcttatgcatgagaaccgaacccacccggatccggaaagatccgactcgaactcaatccaaaaaaaataaaaattgaatctgatttgttaatcggcccaaatggcccaaaagagatgatgtgggcaatgggctggatttaaaaaaaagatccaatatagatttgttattaatattacttgattgcccttaatgaaatatgcaatgttattaaagaaaggggtatttttagtaaaaaagccaataggatcctgctttaatagtatagatatgaggtccacctttaaaaatctacctagaagaagttgtaatgttcctgttttaataagatagatatatatatatatatattcatttaatttttttatattcagatTCTGTTTAACCGCACCACTTGCACGGTCATGAAGCATATAAGAGAACTTACAAAATGTGTGACAAGTTTTGTAGCTAAAACTTACAAAGTCGAGATTGAAATCTTTGGATGTGAGAAAAGGGTAGATGATGAACCAAAACACACCATCTGTAAGCAATACAGCTCCTGCACAAGTCTACAAATCCAAAACACACATGTTCAGAGACAGAGAGAAACTTAACAACAAAGAACTTAACACATCTGACACTTACTTGAAAAAGAATCTGATGGATGTAACCCAATGTTGAAGCTACTTGACGTGTAGACCTATTCTGTCTTTCGTGTCCGTTAGAAGCTTTAAACACATTAGAGTTTTCGCCATGAATGGGAGGAGGTCTATACGACCCTTGCTCTTCATCTACTGTATAGACTCCATTCTGATAGCTATCACCAGATCTAAATCTGTTTATGGACACCAAGGCTGCGACCTGCATTATAATCAAGTCCAATATAAGTGTCCACATAGAAGTACATCTAATTATCAACTTTCACAACACATAGAAACAGGGGCGGTCCTAAGTATAGCCAAATAAAACATCGGCCATAtacccatttaaaaaaaaaaaatttacatagacATGCCTCTAAATttgtaaaaagataaaataattgtaaaaaatcTTTACTGAATTATCTATAACCCAAAATCTCAGGGCTGGTTCTACAAAGAAAACGTTGATGCTGATGAATTGTTTAAGCATGTTGAGTGCCATGAAAAGGTGATAAGAAAAAGCCATACCCCGAAGTAGACTGTGACCAATGTGAAAGTCCATCTGAATAAGAACAATCAACACACTCCCTTCAGTACAAGTGAACGTTCCTCAAATGTGAAATCTTATGAGAGAATATGGAAGAGGAAGACTCACTGCGTGTAAAAGATGAAGATGCCAGCTCCATCAGCAATAGCATTACCAGAGATGAGTCCAAGAAGAGTAACAAAACCGAAAACTCGAAACCCTAAAAGCCAGTTCGGATGGATCCTTGCGACACAAGTATTCCAACTCTCATCATCGTACACGACTCCTGTTCCTCCTTCTCTTcgatcatcatcaccaccacctccaCGTTTCTTGCGTTTTCTAAGTCCTTCGTGTTTCCAAATAAGGAAAGAAGATAGAAACAGAGACGTTAAGACGAAGATCGCGCAGATGAAGAATCTCCAGCTCAGCCAGTAGCTTGGGACGTTGGTCTCCGCAGACATCGTTGGTTGCCACGTATGCTCTGTTGAACCTGTTACGAAACTCGAAAGATCAACTCGGCTAAACACATTCTTCATCGTTATCAAAATGTCTCTGTAACTTTCTTGATATTAGAGTTTGTTTAAGCTGATGAGTTCATGATGTCTGGGGAAAGTGTagacagagaaaagaaaaaaaaagcagaggCGAGAAACACATGATGAGACATCACGGAGTTGGTTTTGCATTAACATCagaaaaaggagaaagaagataaaAGTTTAGTGATCGAGTGATGTTAGCATTCAAAGCAAGAGACAGATTCTTTACTTAACCAgagacaagaaaataaaaataacaaagtaaaaacaagaaaagaaaaaaaagacaagaatcATTAAAAGGAGACTGATGATACCTGTAATAAAGCTTTGATCTCTTGTCTTCGGTATTAGATTCTGTTAGTAAACACGATGAGAAgaactctcttcctcctctgtaATGAAGAATTTCGAATCTGatgatttttaaaagattttaattgGAGAGTTTGTGGGAGATTTGGTTTTCTGTTCTTGTAATTCTCACTTGCCACTCCACacgtttattattattttattcggtttaaatttaatatcatttcTTTTCCACCGATGATTTTTCCGAGTAATCAAATCGAACGGTCAAGAGAAAAGGGTCTAGAAAGGTGAAGACCGACGTCGAAGTTAGTCCCCGTTGCAGGCTTTACAATCCTTTAATGGGCCTTAGGCCATCCTTTACTGAGCCTTAAGGATCGAAGCTTCATTCGGTTCTCAGGCTTAGAGGAGGCGCAAAGAAGGGGAAGAAGACGTATACCAGGCCTCAAATAATAATTCTACAAAACcttattgatttttttgaaagaaataataaagaattatgaaaaaagtttcattattttattcggaaaaataaaaaataaatttcattttaacaTTTACTATAAgttctatatttataaatgtcatttacttttattaatttacctttttaataaaatttattctcGTTATATGTTTTTAGTGTAAAATACTTTTAGGTATATTTGAGACATTTTtcctaaaaataaatttaaatcaaatagaaataaaagttaaaaattttgataacataaaaacaaaaaaaaaacaaatagaatatttttagcGGGGTGTAATTTCGTATATACACTTActggtttaatttattttttgcaggttataaataataaattataaatttgggGAATATGCAGAACCTAATCTagtaaattataaacttaacaTTACTTCCATTCTAATATagtactaggtgttttcctgcaccatgtgcagtaaaaaaaatttaaaatatttttaatcgataaatataaatttatttaattttttattaatattataaatttttatcaatatttcaatataaatttgatttaactgaacattaaaattaagataaaaacaattttgtttatcttgaattatatttaaaaatgtgcatgtatatatttaaaattataatcttaggtagatttttatatctctttttttaattaaatatattaaataaatatgtaaaaaatgcataattgtcaaaaattaaaattaaacaatatttataaaatctgtagatatatataagaaactaatgattttacgatttaatttgattttatgatttaatttttataattttctaaaaatatgtatatatttttgaaatatttttaatttaaatgatatttcgaaatttgaaatgccataattgaatatatttattttaatgatgatttatgagttattaccatattttaaaaagtccaaaaatataaatcaacaataaatgtaatatatgagttattaccatattttaaaagtttaccaaaaataaaaattaacattaaatataattttccatgtcatattaatctataagacatatcatcaattttagtagtcatatcacaattattaatctaggtgttttcctgcaccatgtgtagtgatgaattttttaaaagttaaattttatattttaaaatgtaatttattaatattatatattttattattttgaccaataa contains these protein-coding regions:
- the LOC108828958 gene encoding uncharacterized protein LOC108828958 isoform X2, which encodes MSAETNVPSYWLSWRFFICAIFVLTSLFLSSFLIWKHEGLRKRKKRGGGGDDDRREGGTGVVYDDESWNTCVARIHPNWLLGFRVFGFVTLLGLISGNAIADGAGIFIFYTQWTFTLVTVYFGVAALVSINRFRSGDSYQNGVYTVDEEQGSYRPPPIHGENSNVFKASNGHERQNRSTRQVASTLGYIHQILFQTCAGAVLLTDGVFWFIIYPFLTSKDFNLDFFIVIMHSVNAVFLLGETFLNSLRFPLFRISYFVVWTGVFVLFQWIVHACVSFWWPYPFLDLSSSYAPLWYAAVGLMHVPCFGVFALIVKLKYMWLSKCFSEEP
- the LOC108828958 gene encoding uncharacterized protein LOC108828958 isoform X3 — protein: MKNVFSRVDLSSFVTGSTEHTWQPTMSAETNVPSYWLSWRFFICAIFVLTSLFLSSFLIWKHEGLRKRKKRGGGGDDDRREGGTGVVYDDESWNTCVARIHPNWLLGFRVFGFVTLLGLISGNAIADGAGIFIFYTQWTFTLVTVYFGVAALVSINRFRSGDSYQNGVYTVDEEQGSYRPPPIHGENSNVFKASNGHERQNRSTRQVASTLGYIHQILFQTCAGAVLLTDGVFWFIIYPFLTSKDFNLDFFIVIMHSVNAVFLLGETFLNSLDIILCGMDRSIRAIPMDCSCLCLLLVAIPILGLVIILRPFMVCRRWVDACTVLWSLCFDREVEIHVAFKMFLRRTIVTNSIYIPVWLVIFFNRVQRELIHTLMYRYWFFPAFCINFFL
- the LOC108828958 gene encoding uncharacterized protein LOC108828958 isoform X1 encodes the protein MKNVFSRVDLSSFVTGSTEHTWQPTMSAETNVPSYWLSWRFFICAIFVLTSLFLSSFLIWKHEGLRKRKKRGGGGDDDRREGGTGVVYDDESWNTCVARIHPNWLLGFRVFGFVTLLGLISGNAIADGAGIFIFYTQWTFTLVTVYFGVAALVSINRFRSGDSYQNGVYTVDEEQGSYRPPPIHGENSNVFKASNGHERQNRSTRQVASTLGYIHQILFQTCAGAVLLTDGVFWFIIYPFLTSKDFNLDFFIVIMHSVNAVFLLGETFLNSLRFPLFRISYFVVWTGVFVLFQWIVHACVSFWWPYPFLDLSSSYAPLWYAAVGLMHVPCFGVFALIVKLKYMWLSKCFSEEP